In Thermomonas carbonis, a single genomic region encodes these proteins:
- a CDS encoding VIT1/CCC1 transporter family protein, with product MARLAAPHHERHRSEHIGWLRASVLGANDGLISTSALLVGIASANATPQVILLTGVAALTAGALSMAAGEYVSVSSQADTEAADTAKEKQELETAPEAELAELTHIYVQRGLDKALAQQVAQQLTAHDALGTHLRDELGISQVFAARPVQAALASAAAFATGALPPLLLAWLWRGEGLAMAITLVTLVLLAVLGALAGHLGGASLRKGALRVLFWGAVALGVTAGIGHLFGVSMG from the coding sequence ATGGCCAGGCTCGCCGCCCCGCACCACGAACGCCACCGCAGCGAACACATCGGCTGGCTGCGTGCGTCGGTGCTCGGCGCGAACGATGGCCTGATCTCCACCAGCGCGCTGCTGGTCGGCATCGCGTCGGCCAATGCCACGCCGCAGGTGATCCTGCTGACCGGCGTTGCCGCCCTGACCGCCGGCGCGCTGTCGATGGCGGCGGGCGAGTACGTGTCGGTCAGTTCCCAGGCCGATACCGAAGCCGCCGATACCGCCAAGGAAAAGCAGGAACTCGAGACCGCACCCGAAGCCGAACTCGCCGAGCTGACCCACATCTACGTCCAGCGCGGGCTGGACAAGGCGCTCGCGCAACAGGTGGCGCAACAGCTGACCGCGCACGATGCCCTTGGCACCCATTTGCGCGACGAACTCGGGATCAGCCAGGTGTTCGCGGCGCGTCCGGTGCAGGCGGCGCTGGCGTCGGCCGCGGCGTTCGCCACTGGTGCGTTGCCGCCGCTGCTGCTGGCCTGGCTCTGGCGCGGCGAGGGGCTGGCGATGGCGATCACCCTGGTTACCCTCGTCCTGCTTGCGGTGCTGGGCGCGCTGGCGGGGCACTTGGGTGGCGCGTCGCTGCGCAAGGGGGCCTTGCGCGTGCTGTTCTGGGGCGCGGTCGCGCTGGGTGTGACCGCCGGGATCGGCCATCTGTTCGGCGTGTCCATGGGCTGA
- a CDS encoding MlaA family lipoprotein codes for MMRLRSLVLLLSCALASACATTGDRAAETAAPQDAPAIAGDVAAADTSTPSVATDVEPPVPATPVLADTTQPQDTTGHVADATPGDAEADFAAIYGQPGDRNGLAMGGDPAPAAFDPWEKYNRRVHAFNMAVDRGLAKPLARAYVAAVPRPLRIGVNNFFDNLGQPVTVVNSLLQGNPRGAGNALGRFLLNSTVGIGGLFDVATKAKMPKRGEDFGQTLAVWGWQRSRYLELPMLGPRTVRDMIGLVGDARLRPVQYVEDDKTRVFLQGLQLVDLRAKLLPIEGLMNQGAVDEYALFRDMWLQRRNYQINQNGRTQDAPAADEAVPPYLMEDGETVPPATPGG; via the coding sequence ATGATGCGGTTGCGTTCCCTCGTCCTGCTGCTGTCATGCGCGCTTGCGAGCGCTTGCGCGACCACCGGCGATCGCGCCGCGGAAACCGCTGCGCCGCAAGATGCGCCGGCGATCGCGGGCGATGTCGCCGCAGCGGACACGTCCACGCCATCGGTTGCGACCGATGTCGAACCGCCGGTGCCGGCAACGCCCGTCCTCGCGGACACCACCCAGCCGCAAGACACCACCGGCCACGTCGCCGATGCCACGCCAGGCGATGCCGAAGCCGACTTCGCCGCGATCTACGGCCAGCCCGGCGACCGCAACGGTTTGGCGATGGGTGGCGACCCGGCACCGGCGGCCTTCGACCCGTGGGAGAAATACAACCGCCGGGTTCATGCGTTCAACATGGCCGTCGACCGCGGCCTGGCCAAGCCGCTGGCCCGCGCCTACGTTGCCGCGGTTCCGCGCCCGCTGCGCATCGGCGTGAACAATTTCTTCGACAACCTCGGTCAGCCGGTCACCGTGGTCAACAGCCTGCTGCAAGGCAATCCACGCGGCGCGGGCAACGCGCTCGGGCGCTTCCTGCTCAACAGCACGGTCGGCATCGGCGGACTGTTCGACGTTGCCACCAAGGCGAAGATGCCGAAGCGCGGCGAGGATTTCGGGCAGACGCTGGCGGTCTGGGGCTGGCAACGGTCGCGCTATCTGGAACTGCCGATGCTGGGCCCGCGCACCGTGCGCGACATGATCGGCCTGGTCGGCGATGCGCGCCTGCGTCCCGTGCAATATGTCGAGGACGACAAGACCCGCGTGTTCCTGCAGGGCCTGCAACTGGTCGATCTGCGTGCCAAGTTGCTGCCCATCGAAGGGCTGATGAACCAGGGCGCGGTGGACGAATACGCGTTGTTCCGCGACATGTGGCTGCAGCGACGCAACTACCAGATCAACCAGAACGGACGCACCCAGGACGCACCCGCAGCGGATGAAGCGGTCCCGCCCTACCTGATGGAAGATGGCGAGACGGTGCCGCCGGCAACCCCGGGCGGCTGA
- a CDS encoding STAS domain-containing protein, with protein MIEAAASVHRDGERLLLSGRLDRDAATALWPQASAAIPGARVLDVSAMQTIDSAGLAMLVALAERMQDVHIAGMPPGMADLLAAYRLRPTLAFDDGR; from the coding sequence GTGATCGAAGCCGCAGCCAGCGTGCATCGCGACGGCGAACGGCTGTTGCTGTCCGGCAGGCTGGACCGCGATGCCGCCACCGCGTTGTGGCCACAGGCGAGCGCAGCGATACCCGGCGCTCGCGTGCTGGATGTGAGCGCGATGCAGACGATCGACAGCGCCGGGCTGGCGATGCTGGTCGCGCTGGCCGAACGCATGCAGGATGTCCACATCGCGGGCATGCCCCCCGGCATGGCCGACCTGCTGGCGGCGTATCGCCTGCGTCCCACCTTGGCCTTCGACGACGGCCGCTGA
- a CDS encoding rhomboid family intramembrane serine protease, which translates to MSTPLTSEQQRLADRSRLRRALNASLGFVLLLAVCFAAQHGFDFRFLTVTPRSVEGLLGVLTAPLLHGSVEHIVANGIAMLMLGTLAGTVYPKATVRALPLLWIGSGLGAWLLGNAGSHHLGASGVTHGLGFLVFVLGLLRRDRAAIAAGMLAFLFYGGMLMTILPREAGVSWESHLGGAIGGVIAAFLFRRADPQAAKPKYSWEIEEELARQQGDADRAMYETEAARDVPVLWNREGSDAERGKVLPFRRLGE; encoded by the coding sequence ATGTCCACGCCACTGACCTCCGAGCAACAACGCCTGGCCGACCGTTCGCGGTTGCGCCGCGCGTTGAACGCCAGCCTCGGCTTCGTCCTGCTGCTGGCGGTCTGCTTCGCCGCCCAGCACGGCTTCGACTTCAGGTTCCTCACCGTCACGCCGCGCAGCGTCGAAGGCCTGCTCGGCGTGCTCACCGCACCGCTGCTGCACGGCTCGGTGGAGCACATCGTCGCCAACGGCATCGCCATGCTCATGCTCGGCACGCTGGCCGGCACCGTGTATCCGAAGGCGACCGTGCGCGCACTGCCGCTGCTGTGGATCGGCTCCGGTTTGGGCGCATGGTTGCTTGGCAACGCCGGCTCACATCACCTGGGCGCGAGCGGCGTGACCCACGGCTTGGGCTTCTTGGTATTCGTGCTGGGCCTGCTGCGCCGCGACCGCGCGGCGATCGCCGCCGGCATGCTCGCCTTCCTGTTCTACGGCGGCATGCTGATGACCATCCTGCCGCGCGAAGCCGGCGTGTCCTGGGAATCGCACCTGGGTGGCGCGATCGGTGGTGTCATCGCGGCGTTCCTGTTCCGGCGCGCGGACCCGCAAGCTGCGAAGCCGAAATACAGCTGGGAGATCGAGGAAGAACTCGCCCGGCAACAGGGCGATGCCGACCGCGCGATGTACGAGACCGAGGCCGCGCGCGACGTGCCGGTGCTGTGGAACCGCGAGGGCAGCGATGCAGAACGCGGCAAGGTGCTGCCGTTCCGTCGTCTCGGCGAGTGA
- a CDS encoding DUF2238 domain-containing protein has translation MSTHRIDIAIPPTRSERWLLTGVTVLALVASFFIAKDRLTWFLEVIWAMVGLALIAWRWSRFPLTRLLCWLMVLHALVLIHGGAYTYSLTPGGFWLQEVLGTERNPWDRLGHWMQGFVPAILARELLLRLTPLRRGGWLVYLVLAACLSFSAFFELIEWWAALIYGADADAFLATQGDQWDTQWDMFLCLCGAITSLLLLSRWHDRQLGAGVLTGK, from the coding sequence ATGAGCACCCATCGCATCGACATCGCCATCCCGCCCACACGCAGCGAACGCTGGCTGCTGACCGGCGTCACCGTGCTGGCGCTGGTCGCTTCGTTCTTCATCGCCAAGGATCGACTCACCTGGTTCCTGGAAGTGATCTGGGCGATGGTCGGCCTGGCGCTGATCGCATGGCGCTGGTCGCGCTTCCCGCTGACCCGGCTGCTGTGCTGGTTGATGGTCTTGCATGCACTCGTGCTGATCCACGGTGGTGCGTACACCTACTCGCTTACGCCCGGCGGCTTCTGGCTGCAGGAGGTATTGGGCACCGAGCGCAATCCTTGGGATCGGTTGGGTCACTGGATGCAAGGCTTCGTGCCCGCAATCCTGGCGCGCGAACTGCTGCTGCGGCTCACCCCGCTGCGCCGGGGCGGCTGGCTGGTCTACCTGGTGCTGGCGGCCTGCCTGAGTTTCTCGGCGTTCTTCGAGCTGATCGAATGGTGGGCGGCGCTCATCTACGGCGCGGATGCCGATGCCTTCTTGGCCACGCAAGGCGACCAGTGGGACACGCAGTGGGACATGTTCCTGTGCCTGTGCGGCGCGATCACGTCCTTGCTGTTGCTGTCGCGTTGGCACGATCGCCAGCTCGGCGCGGGCGTGCTGACCGGCAAGTAG
- a CDS encoding MlaC/ttg2D family ABC transporter substrate-binding protein yields MKTVLASAVLCTLLTVAPSSVAVSATPPASTAQQGAASRVVVDSAGRVLATLDSRRAEFKANPAALNQFIKTEFTRSFDSDYAARLVLGVHGRNAAPADVADFAAAMADNLTARYGASLLDFNTKLQVKVKSETPLPGNRGVRVSTQMLRQGGAPIPVDYLLRNVNGQWKLFDVMVEGISYVQAFKNQFAAPLTQKSIRQVAADLRAGRMQAAPAPGKKAR; encoded by the coding sequence ATGAAGACCGTGCTTGCCAGCGCCGTGCTGTGCACCTTGCTCACCGTCGCGCCATCGTCCGTCGCGGTTTCCGCCACGCCGCCCGCCAGCACTGCCCAACAGGGTGCCGCCAGCCGCGTGGTGGTGGACAGCGCCGGTCGCGTGCTGGCCACGCTGGACAGCCGCCGCGCCGAGTTCAAGGCGAACCCTGCCGCGCTCAACCAGTTCATCAAGACCGAGTTCACCCGCAGCTTCGATTCGGACTACGCGGCCCGCCTCGTCTTGGGCGTGCATGGCCGCAACGCCGCGCCCGCCGACGTGGCCGATTTCGCCGCGGCGATGGCCGACAACCTGACCGCGCGTTACGGCGCGTCGCTGCTCGACTTCAACACGAAGTTGCAGGTCAAGGTGAAGTCCGAGACCCCGCTTCCCGGCAATCGCGGCGTGCGCGTGAGCACGCAGATGCTGCGCCAGGGTGGCGCGCCGATCCCGGTCGATTACCTGCTGCGCAACGTCAACGGCCAATGGAAATTGTTCGACGTGATGGTCGAAGGCATTTCCTATGTGCAGGCGTTCAAGAACCAGTTCGCCGCGCCGCTGACCCAGAAGTCGATTCGCCAGGTCGCCGCCGACCTGCGCGCCGGCCGCATGCAGGCCGCCCCCGCACCGGGCAAGAAGGCCAGGTGA
- a CDS encoding TerC family protein — protein sequence MESIGTPFLWLMFAGVVVVALLVDLVLMRHGGPHKVTFKEATWWSIGWVVLALAFNAWLWWYSGQQFGAAEGERIGMEFLTGYLVEKSLAVDNIFVFLMIFTYFSVPEEQKQRVLVIGIIAAIVLRAILIFAGAFLLAKFHWILYVFGAFLLLTGIKMIMAAGKAPDLEQNPLLRWLTAHVPMTRSYHGSALSVLEGGKKLYTPLFIVIVMIGITDVIFAVDSIPAIFAITDDPFIVLTSNVFAVLGLRAMFFLLQGMADRFHLLPYGLAMVLMFIGAKMLLVDIYKIPIGISLGVVATTIAATIALSLLRPPPPAR from the coding sequence ATGGAGTCGATCGGTACCCCTTTCCTCTGGCTGATGTTCGCCGGCGTTGTGGTAGTCGCGCTGCTGGTGGACCTGGTGCTGATGCGCCATGGCGGTCCGCACAAGGTGACGTTCAAGGAAGCGACCTGGTGGAGCATCGGCTGGGTGGTGCTGGCGCTGGCGTTCAACGCCTGGCTCTGGTGGTACTCCGGCCAGCAGTTCGGCGCGGCCGAAGGCGAACGCATCGGCATGGAATTCCTCACCGGCTACCTGGTGGAGAAGTCGCTGGCGGTCGACAACATCTTCGTGTTCCTGATGATCTTCACCTACTTCTCGGTGCCAGAGGAGCAGAAGCAGCGGGTGCTGGTGATCGGCATCATTGCGGCCATCGTGTTGCGCGCGATCCTGATCTTCGCCGGCGCGTTCCTGCTGGCCAAGTTCCACTGGATCCTCTACGTGTTCGGCGCGTTCCTGCTGCTGACCGGCATCAAGATGATCATGGCCGCCGGCAAGGCCCCCGACCTGGAACAGAACCCGCTGCTGCGCTGGCTGACCGCGCACGTGCCCATGACCCGCAGCTATCACGGCAGCGCTCTGTCGGTGCTGGAAGGCGGAAAGAAGCTGTACACGCCGCTGTTCATCGTGATCGTGATGATCGGCATCACCGACGTGATCTTCGCGGTGGATTCGATCCCGGCGATCTTCGCGATCACCGACGATCCGTTCATCGTGCTGACCTCGAACGTGTTCGCGGTGCTGGGCCTGCGTGCGATGTTCTTCCTGCTGCAGGGCATGGCCGACCGCTTCCACCTGCTGCCCTACGGGCTGGCGATGGTGCTGATGTTCATCGGCGCGAAGATGCTGCTGGTCGATATCTACAAGATCCCGATCGGGATCTCGCTGGGCGTGGTCGCCACGACCATCGCCGCCACCATCGCCCTGAGCTTGCTGCGTCCGCCGCCGCCGGCACGCTGA
- a CDS encoding class I SAM-dependent rRNA methyltransferase: MAEPLPVVHLKNAWNSTHPWIFQRLVEKPAQRPKPGSIVDVVGVDGVWIGRGFYNGHSRIALRMLENDPDIEIDAGWFSRKIGEAIQLRREILKLDDVSNAWRVVHSEGDGISGLVVDRYDDLIVVEFFSAGAYRHREWIFNALREHFPGCRFHSFADEHVQKQESFDYKPTLGTQPATVTEHGIHFRADPAGAHKTGFFADQRENREWLSRLCEGKRVLDLCCNTGGFGVYAAARGASEVVGIDIDAAVIELAKENSHLNKVKPRFIQADIFPWLRDAAANGERFDVVILDPAKMTRDREQVIPALKKYLDMNKAALGVVKPGGLFATFSCTGLVSEEQFTDMIRRAAYYAGRTVQVLKVSGAGPDHPWLAQVQESRYLKAVFCRVLD; this comes from the coding sequence ATGGCCGAACCGCTCCCCGTCGTCCACCTCAAGAACGCCTGGAACTCCACCCACCCGTGGATCTTCCAGCGCCTGGTCGAGAAACCCGCGCAACGGCCCAAGCCGGGCAGCATCGTCGACGTGGTCGGGGTGGATGGAGTGTGGATCGGCCGTGGCTTCTACAACGGCCATTCGCGGATCGCCCTGCGCATGCTGGAGAACGACCCGGACATCGAGATCGATGCCGGCTGGTTCAGCCGCAAGATCGGCGAGGCCATCCAGCTGCGCCGGGAGATCCTCAAGCTCGATGACGTGTCGAATGCGTGGCGGGTGGTGCATAGCGAGGGCGACGGCATCAGCGGGTTGGTGGTCGACCGCTACGACGATCTCATCGTGGTCGAATTCTTCAGCGCAGGTGCCTACCGCCATCGCGAATGGATCTTCAACGCATTGCGCGAGCACTTCCCCGGCTGCCGCTTCCACAGCTTCGCCGACGAACACGTGCAGAAGCAGGAAAGCTTCGACTACAAGCCCACCCTGGGCACCCAGCCGGCGACCGTCACCGAGCACGGCATCCACTTCCGCGCCGATCCCGCGGGCGCGCACAAGACCGGCTTCTTCGCCGACCAGCGCGAGAACCGCGAATGGCTGTCGCGGCTTTGCGAAGGCAAGCGCGTGCTCGACCTGTGCTGCAACACCGGCGGCTTCGGCGTGTATGCGGCGGCGCGCGGTGCCAGCGAGGTGGTCGGCATCGACATCGACGCGGCGGTGATCGAACTGGCGAAAGAGAACTCGCACCTCAACAAGGTCAAACCGCGCTTCATCCAGGCCGACATCTTCCCGTGGCTGCGCGATGCGGCGGCCAACGGCGAACGTTTCGATGTCGTCATCCTCGACCCCGCCAAGATGACCCGCGACCGCGAGCAGGTGATCCCGGCGCTAAAGAAATACCTGGACATGAACAAGGCGGCGCTGGGCGTGGTCAAGCCGGGTGGCCTGTTCGCGACCTTCAGCTGCACCGGCCTGGTCAGCGAGGAACAGTTCACCGACATGATCCGCCGCGCCGCCTATTACGCCGGCCGCACCGTGCAGGTGCTGAAGGTCTCCGGTGCAGGTCCCGACCATCCGTGGCTGGCGCAGGTGCAGGAATCGCGTTACCTCAAGGCGGTGTTCTGCCGCGTGCTGGACTGA
- a CDS encoding MlaE family lipid ABC transporter permease subunit yields the protein MAFAEAIRSVGRGGLFGLTMLRGSVPTRDFLAELVREIYKVGARSLPIIAVGGAFVGLVLTLQGYRTLSTYGAVDALSTLLGLSLYRELAPVLTALLFIGRAGSSIAAELGLMRATDQIKALELMAIDPVAKVVAPRFWAAVLTVPLLTGIFVSLAISAGWFQAVQVLGIDNGSFWSGLRGSVDFWDDFGVSMLKSAVFGGIAALVAAYVGFHAEPTIEGTSVATTRAVVNASLLVLVFNFILSALLFR from the coding sequence ATGGCCTTCGCCGAGGCGATCCGCTCGGTCGGCCGTGGCGGCCTGTTCGGGCTGACCATGCTGCGCGGCTCGGTGCCGACCCGCGACTTCCTCGCCGAACTGGTGCGCGAGATCTACAAGGTCGGCGCGCGTTCGCTGCCGATCATCGCGGTCGGCGGCGCCTTCGTCGGCCTGGTGCTGACCCTGCAGGGCTACCGCACGCTGAGCACGTATGGCGCAGTCGATGCGCTGTCGACCCTGCTCGGCCTGTCGCTGTATCGCGAGCTGGCACCGGTGCTGACCGCGCTGCTGTTCATTGGTCGCGCCGGCAGTTCGATCGCCGCCGAACTCGGGCTGATGCGCGCCACCGACCAGATCAAGGCGCTGGAACTGATGGCGATCGATCCGGTCGCCAAGGTCGTCGCGCCGCGCTTCTGGGCCGCGGTGCTGACCGTACCCTTGTTGACCGGCATCTTCGTGTCGCTGGCGATCAGCGCCGGCTGGTTCCAGGCGGTGCAGGTGCTCGGCATCGACAACGGCAGCTTCTGGTCCGGCCTGCGCGGCAGCGTCGATTTCTGGGACGACTTCGGTGTTTCGATGCTGAAGTCGGCGGTGTTCGGCGGCATCGCCGCACTGGTCGCCGCCTACGTCGGCTTCCACGCCGAGCCGACCATCGAAGGCACGTCGGTGGCGACCACCCGCGCGGTGGTCAATGCCTCGCTGCTGGTACTCGTCTTCAACTTCATCCTTTCCGCCCTGCTGTTCCGTTGA
- a CDS encoding patatin-like phospholipase family protein, translating into MFLRACATALLASLLAACASTPDVRAPVSVAVTAPPPVKVGIALGGGAAKGFAHIGVIKMLEANGITPVFVSGTSAGSVVGALYASGMDAYAMQEKAFALDESKIRDVSLFSGGVVKGQKLQDYVNDLVGGRTLDKMRKPFAVVATNLANGERTVFVRGNTGQAVRASSSIPGVFEAVAIGKAHYVDGGVVSPVPVDAARELGADFVIAVDIGSKADGIASTTSMLGNMNQSIRIMGQKLGAQELARADIVIRPRVDDIGPADFAAKNRAILEGERAAQAALLQIRAKIAALQAARTAKARQAADADAARQREAERKARCAQQQGWMDTLRRDEDCKQG; encoded by the coding sequence ATGTTCCTTCGCGCCTGCGCCACCGCCCTGCTCGCCAGCCTGCTCGCCGCCTGCGCCAGTACGCCCGATGTCCGCGCGCCGGTCAGCGTGGCGGTCACCGCACCGCCGCCGGTGAAGGTCGGCATCGCCTTGGGTGGCGGCGCTGCCAAGGGTTTCGCCCACATCGGCGTGATCAAGATGCTCGAAGCCAATGGCATCACGCCCGTGTTCGTCTCCGGCACCAGCGCCGGCAGCGTGGTCGGCGCGCTCTACGCCAGCGGCATGGATGCCTACGCGATGCAGGAAAAGGCCTTCGCGCTGGATGAATCGAAGATCCGCGACGTCAGCCTGTTCTCCGGCGGCGTGGTCAAGGGCCAGAAGCTGCAGGACTATGTCAACGACCTGGTCGGCGGCCGCACCCTCGACAAGATGCGCAAGCCGTTCGCGGTGGTCGCGACCAACCTGGCCAATGGCGAACGCACCGTGTTCGTGCGCGGCAATACCGGCCAGGCGGTGCGCGCGTCCAGTTCGATTCCCGGCGTGTTCGAAGCGGTCGCGATCGGCAAGGCGCATTACGTCGATGGCGGCGTGGTCAGCCCGGTGCCGGTCGATGCCGCGCGCGAACTCGGCGCCGACTTCGTCATCGCGGTCGACATCGGCAGCAAGGCCGACGGCATCGCCAGCACCACCAGCATGCTCGGCAACATGAACCAGAGCATCCGGATCATGGGACAGAAGCTGGGGGCGCAGGAGCTGGCGCGCGCCGACATCGTCATCCGCCCGAGGGTGGACGACATCGGCCCGGCCGACTTCGCGGCGAAGAACCGCGCGATCCTGGAAGGCGAGCGCGCCGCCCAGGCCGCATTGCTGCAGATCCGCGCGAAGATCGCCGCGCTGCAGGCCGCGCGCACCGCGAAGGCGCGACAGGCCGCCGACGCCGACGCGGCTCGCCAGCGCGAGGCCGAACGCAAGGCGCGTTGCGCGCAGCAGCAGGGCTGGATGGACACGTTGCGCCGAGACGAAGACTGCAAGCAGGGCTGA
- the rmuC gene encoding DNA recombination protein RmuC → MESQTQFFVVLLVGLLAVVLLCVLLFRKPEDRIEHALREERDRLASDLESERGVAQARAAEAARLGERVARLERTEAELASRDEELRQTRQVASELRAEFSAKTSVSQQFEMRADKAEALAESLRGKLRALEQAHAEALANLSHSDRTNAEMKAFLETAQERLSGVFAELAGKTFEERTQQAAKQSKGDIEMLLKPFSEQLSGFRSRVDMLYGEEAKERAALVGKIDELKTLNQDMAQRANELTRALKGSSKIRGDWGELMLENVLQGSGLVEGAHYHRQKSSTTEDGQRVQPDIVVNLPDERRIVVDSKVNLVAWQEAMNAATPEEQQEGLRRHSVALRQHIKELGEKNYPKVIGDGALEVTVAFVPIEGALSAALGFDASLQTYAFDQKIVFASPNTLMMLLRVVDRLWTRDKIQREAQEIARTGGLVLDSLINFLADFDNVGRQLDDARAAFNDARHKLSDSKQALIPRAQRLVELGAKGKKVLPLALQVEAESLVQVIGSLPHAGPVLSRDEP, encoded by the coding sequence ATGGAATCTCAAACCCAATTTTTCGTCGTGCTGCTTGTCGGCTTGTTGGCGGTGGTCCTGCTGTGTGTGCTGTTGTTTCGCAAGCCGGAAGACCGCATCGAGCATGCCTTGCGTGAAGAGCGTGACCGGCTGGCTTCAGACCTCGAATCCGAACGAGGCGTTGCGCAGGCTCGGGCTGCCGAAGCGGCCAGGTTGGGCGAGCGTGTCGCTCGCCTCGAACGCACCGAAGCGGAACTTGCGAGTCGCGATGAAGAGCTACGACAGACAAGGCAGGTCGCCAGCGAACTGCGCGCCGAGTTTTCGGCGAAGACTAGTGTGTCGCAGCAGTTCGAAATGCGTGCGGACAAGGCGGAAGCGCTTGCTGAATCCTTGCGAGGCAAGCTGCGGGCACTGGAACAGGCGCATGCGGAAGCGCTGGCGAACCTGAGCCACAGCGATCGCACCAACGCGGAAATGAAAGCCTTTCTGGAAACCGCTCAAGAGCGCTTGTCGGGGGTTTTCGCGGAGCTCGCAGGCAAGACGTTCGAGGAGCGCACGCAGCAGGCGGCGAAGCAGTCTAAGGGCGACATCGAAATGTTGCTCAAGCCATTCTCGGAGCAGCTGTCCGGATTCCGCAGCCGGGTGGACATGTTGTATGGCGAAGAAGCCAAGGAACGCGCTGCGCTGGTAGGCAAGATTGATGAATTGAAAACACTCAACCAGGACATGGCGCAGCGCGCGAACGAACTAACCCGTGCTCTCAAGGGTAGCTCCAAGATCCGCGGTGACTGGGGCGAGTTGATGCTCGAGAACGTCCTGCAAGGATCAGGCTTGGTGGAGGGCGCGCACTACCATCGGCAGAAGTCCAGCACCACCGAGGATGGGCAGCGCGTGCAGCCCGACATCGTGGTCAACCTGCCCGACGAGCGTCGCATCGTTGTCGACAGCAAGGTGAACCTCGTTGCCTGGCAGGAAGCGATGAACGCGGCGACACCCGAGGAACAGCAGGAAGGTTTGCGCCGGCACTCAGTAGCCCTGCGCCAGCACATCAAGGAGCTGGGGGAGAAGAACTATCCAAAAGTCATCGGCGACGGCGCTCTGGAAGTCACCGTTGCATTCGTGCCGATCGAAGGCGCGTTGTCCGCCGCCTTGGGATTCGATGCATCGTTGCAAACCTACGCCTTTGACCAGAAGATCGTATTCGCGTCTCCCAATACGCTGATGATGTTGCTTCGCGTAGTTGATCGGTTGTGGACGCGCGACAAGATCCAGCGCGAAGCGCAGGAAATCGCCAGAACCGGCGGACTCGTGCTCGATTCGTTGATCAATTTCCTGGCTGATTTCGACAATGTCGGCCGGCAACTGGACGATGCGCGCGCGGCATTCAATGACGCGCGGCACAAGCTGAGTGATTCGAAGCAGGCATTGATTCCACGTGCGCAGCGTCTTGTGGAACTCGGTGCCAAGGGGAAGAAGGTGCTACCACTGGCATTGCAGGTCGAGGCGGAATCACTTGTCCAAGTGATTGGCAGCCTCCCGCACGCCGGGCCCGTGCTGTCGCGCGATGAGCCATGA
- the phhA gene encoding phenylalanine 4-monooxygenase: MNSNQAPRRVENVQTDRGSLPVYATGTVEQPWDSYSESDHDVWRQLYQRQREILPGRASDAFLRAQDTMGMTPDRIPRFSDLNRVLADATGWQIVGVEGLLPELVFFDHLANRRFPVSWWIRRPDQIDYIEEPDLFHDLFGHVPLLMDPMFADYLVAYGKGGVKAHGIGPEALMQLARLYWYTVEFGLIRQPDGLRIYGAGIVSSKGESIHSLESAAPNRIGFDLERVMRTRYRIDSYQQTYFVIDSYEELIEATLPDFTPIYERLLEQEAIPAGSVLESDNVFQRGSGEGWSVDGDV; this comes from the coding sequence ATGAACAGCAACCAGGCACCGCGCCGCGTCGAGAACGTGCAGACCGATCGGGGTTCGCTGCCGGTGTATGCGACCGGCACCGTCGAGCAGCCGTGGGATAGCTACAGCGAGAGCGACCACGACGTCTGGCGCCAGCTCTACCAGCGCCAGCGCGAGATCCTGCCCGGCCGCGCCAGCGATGCTTTCCTGCGCGCGCAGGACACGATGGGGATGACCCCGGACCGCATCCCGAGATTCAGCGACCTCAACCGCGTGCTTGCCGATGCGACCGGCTGGCAGATCGTCGGCGTGGAAGGCCTGTTGCCCGAGTTGGTGTTCTTCGACCACCTCGCCAATCGCCGCTTTCCGGTGAGCTGGTGGATCCGTCGCCCGGACCAGATCGATTACATCGAGGAACCCGACCTCTTCCACGATCTGTTCGGCCACGTGCCGCTGCTGATGGACCCGATGTTCGCCGATTACCTGGTGGCCTACGGCAAGGGCGGGGTCAAGGCACATGGCATCGGTCCTGAGGCGCTCATGCAGCTGGCGCGGCTGTACTGGTACACGGTGGAGTTCGGCCTGATCCGCCAACCGGACGGACTGCGCATCTACGGTGCCGGTATCGTCAGTTCCAAGGGCGAATCGATCCATTCGCTGGAAAGCGCGGCGCCCAACCGGATCGGCTTCGACCTGGAACGGGTGATGCGCACCCGCTACCGGATCGACAGCTACCAGCAAACGTATTTCGTCATCGACAGCTACGAAGAACTGATCGAAGCGACCCTGCCCGACTTCACTCCGATCTACGAACGCCTGCTCGAACAGGAGGCGATCCCGGCCGGCAGCGTGCTCGAATCGGACAACGTGTTCCAGCGCGGCAGCGGCGAAGGCTGGAGCGTCGACGGCGACGTCTGA